In Candidatus Cloacimonadota bacterium, the genomic window ATGATGAAATAGAAGTTACGGAATATCTAAAATTAGAATTGGAAGAATGTAGCCGGGACTGGCGTGTTATCTGCAAAAATTCCGGATATGAAGCATTACGGGAAATTATGGAAGGAAATATCGATCTGCTGCTGACGGATATTGCCATGCCCGATATGGACGGATATGAACTCTATGCGCGCATCAAAGAACTGAACGAAAAAATACCGATCATTATGATGACAGGATTCGGATATGATCCGAACCATGCAGTTGTGAAATCCAGGAAAGCGGGTTTGCAGGATGTGATCTTTAAACCGTTTGACATTAAAAAATTATTCGAGATGATCAAAAAGAGGATGCAGGAATAA contains:
- a CDS encoding response regulator encodes the protein MEKRILVVDDEIEVTEYLKLELEECSRDWRVICKNSGYEALREIMEGNIDLLLTDIAMPDMDGYELYARIKELNEKIPIIMMTGFGYDPNHAVVKSRKAGLQDVIFKPFDIKKLFEMIKKRMQE